One stretch of Clavelina lepadiformis chromosome 6, kaClaLepa1.1, whole genome shotgun sequence DNA includes these proteins:
- the LOC143463248 gene encoding dnaJ homolog subfamily C member 17-like isoform X1 has protein sequence MTSGGNKNKDLMKLDLYELLGVPEDGTQKQVTKGYRKKALKYHPDKNPDNPNAAELFHQLSEAFKILSDLGARAAYDHLRKARKAAKERTDKLDAHRKKVKLDLEARERAAEVIEKKQAKTTLKQEIERLRDEGCRILEEEQRRMREQIREEQEEAEAHMKHPNEPARLKLKWKCEKKDSTNGGYSHDLLMKLFSKYGDVSALLISKKKRGTAVVELSTSEAARLACEVEVGNTKNPLKISWLSGNPGRESTPPSERQTKSRNPGDGAKELDKKIFKKIQSRSFSTALGQENYLLGTIKPSLWLQYRVLCLICRKNTSRRTIIVCTACRQLCDKRRPHS, from the exons atgacgtcaggaggaaataaaaataaagatcTGATGAAGCTGGATCTTTACGAGCTTTTGGGTGTTCCGGAAGATGGAACCCAGAAACAG GTCACGAAAGGATACAGAAAAAAAGCCTTGAAGTATCACCCTGATAAAAATCCAGACAATCCAAACGCAG cGGAATTATTTCATCAGTTGTCGGAggcatttaaaattttgtctgaTCTTGGAGCGAGG GCTGCCTATGACCATTTGAGGAAAGCAAGGAAAGCTGCGAAAGAACGAACCGATAAACTAGACGCTCATaggaaaaaagttaaactaG ATTTAGAAGCACGTGAACGTGCTGCTGAAGTTATTGagaaaaaacaagcaaagaCCACTTTGAAACAAGAg ATTGAAAGACTTCGTGACGAAGGTTGTAGGATCTTGGAAGAGGAGCAAAGAAGAATGCGAGAGCAGATCAGAGAAGAGCAAGAGG AGGCAGAGGCACATATGAAGCATCCTAACGAACCTGCTCGTTTAAAATTAAAGTGGAAATGCGAGAAAAAGGATTCAACAAATGGCGGTTACTCACACGATCTTCTGATGAAGCTTTTTTCTAAG TACGGTGACGTCAGTGCTTTGTTGATTTCAAAAAAGAAGCGTGGAACTGCGGTAGTGGAGTTGTCAACGTCGGAAGCGGCG AGACTAGCGTGTGAAGTTGAGGTTGGCAACACGAAAAATCCATTAAAAATCTCCTGGCTGAGTGGTAATCCTGGTAGGGAAAGTACACCACCAAGTGAGCGCCAAACCAAGTCAAGAAACCCGGGAGATGGAGCTAAAGAGCTTGATAAAAAG attttcaaaaaaatccaGTCAAGGTCTTTTTCGACTGCCCTGGGACAAGAAAACTATTTGTTAG GCACAATCAAGCCATCGCTGTGGTTACAATATCGGGTTCTTTGCCTTATTTGCAGAAAGAACACGTCAAGACGAACTATCATCGTTTGCACGGCTTGCAGGCAGCTGTGTGATAAGCGCCGACCGCATTCTTAA
- the LOC143463271 gene encoding lactadherin-like, with protein sequence MLASTALFCLMFIQTGSAENEPIMTCEIFSQLLNNCEESQLPSVPPIIANLPCQCEDQGRFCTTGLADGRVQASSISASSSLSTSYEPQFARLNIPVTGWAPNAVADSWLEVHLHVPIRITGIITQGCFNTNYWVTRFKISYGDSTDNMEFVQQFNDDLVFNGNDDRSLPRANHFPEPITAEYIRFWPIFWSSRPCVRLEYMTCDSLRV encoded by the exons ATGCTAGCCAGTACTGCTTTGTTTTGCCTTATGTTTATTCAGACTGGATCGGCAGAAAATGAACCCATAATGACCTGTGAGATATTTTCCCAACTTTTAAACAACTGCGAAGAATCGCAATTGCCATCGGTTCCGCCAATAATTGCAAATCTTCCATGTCAATGCGAAGACCAGG GAAGATTCTGTACAACGGGATTGGCAGACGGGCGAGTACAGGCTTCATCTATCTCTGCTTCTTCTTCTCTCTCCACCAGTTACGAACCCCAATTCGCCAGACTTAACATTCCTGTAACTGGATGGGCCCCGAACGCTG TCGCAGATTCATGGCTAGAAGTGCACTTGCATGTTCCTATTCGTATAACCGGAATCATAACCCAAGGATGCTTCAACACCAATTACTGGGTGACTCGGTTCAAGATCTCTTACGGTGATTCCACGGACAACATGGAGTTTGTTCAGCAGTTCAACGATGACCTT GTCTTTAACGGAAATGACGATCGTTCCTTACCAAGAGCCAATCACTTTCCTGAGCCGATAACAGCCGAATACATCAGATTTTGGCCAATTTTCTGGTCCAGTCGTCCCTGCGTTCGTCTGGAGTACATGACCTGTGATTCGTTGAGAGTGTAA
- the LOC143463218 gene encoding uncharacterized protein LOC143463218 produces the protein MKVFLFLLWNAFTQGCMDLICRQPSLSSTNRSYQCCFGLKEDFLSNLSGTCNISLAIRSDINAALVDQETAFSFLLNASDCQSQLHLGNCYQQSENIGVLDYMQSYCFYINKTVEGFENVTFEIDCRKDCANNRLKDNSLQIMQTRCVDYETSDHINSDVKDNDFDFDEKSTHNSRIVSTSVTKTTTTAEPEPPPLNQNKRTTIASTIAIATKINTDSLFFPITSERTSSNTTSPNTGLMTSDDDVTTEQEISKSTDVSNTSIEPVETGLNLFETDEATEILRFNITDIASAEEFENRLYELSKNVTSNFHRVFGLFEVWVVIFDDRNLTTSPFSNARINDVKVEESYEKVTLVAVQIPALTSQSTNFQYFETKKEASDISVDIFPLKDVPLLSMSAFDRSKHVIIPGQVSYSLSVENDSTVAMVTSAAKEGIFSAPQRVIRKLDFSCQFYHPLLQTYSGDGCRISKDLSKNSEIRCDCNHTTIFAVLLSVESFVIPTHVKVVSLITESVSIFCLIVTLIVLVQVRKKIKNDRIVVQINLSLALLLLHLVNIFHDLALNSSRMCEMVAVLIHYFLLSSAMWMLIEGVTLVIKTSDNSLAFNNKNPSTVSKIKLFFGWGIPGIIVTTTTIVGFLKSSGYIDKVENFGYKRCWLNPHNGILLGSVIIPIAVIYLLNFCMSVKVAVFVYKMSAASKNFKPTDSQQASKKPKQNIAHIKTALKGLIMLFPVLGIPWIFSFLSGLESFEARMVFIYLNVILNGLQGLFVALVYCVFGREVRSLWIRRIEKSFSSFSSSERKRYQKSNSVSGTQSSIQN, from the exons ATGAAGGTGTTTCTCTTTTTGCTGTGGAATGCTTTTACCCAAG GTTGTATGGACCTAATTTGCAGACAACCCAGCCTTTCAAGTACCAACCGAAGCTACCAATGTT GTTTTGGATTAAAGGAAGACTTCCTTTCCAATCTTTCAGGAACGTGCAACATCAGTTTAGCAA TTAGAAGTGACATTAACGCAGCTTTGGTTGATCAGGAAACGGCATTCAGCTTTCTCCTAAACGCAAGTG ATTGCCAATCGCAACTCCATCTGGGAAACTGTTATCAACAAAGCGAAAATATAG GAGTTTTGGATTATATGCAAAGTTATTGCTTTTATATCAACAAGACAGTCGaaggttttgaaaatgttacCTTTGAAATTGACTGTAGAAAAG ATTGCGCCAACAACAGACTGAAGGATAATTCGCTCCAAATTATGCAAACACGATGCGTTGACTACGAGACCTCAGACCACATCAACTCTGACGTTAAAGATAATGACTTTGATTTTGACGAGAAAAGTACCCACAACTCAAGGATTGTGTCAACGTCTGTTACAAAAACAACCACAACAGCAGAACCAGAACCGCCACCACTTAACCAAAATAAGAGGACGACAATTGCCTCGACTATTGCTATAGCAACCAAAATCAATACTGATTCCTTGTTTTTCCCAATTACCTCCGAACGCACTTCAAGCAACACCACCAGTCCAAACACCGGTTTGATGACTTCAGATGATGACGTAACGACAGAGCAAGAGATCTCAAAATCGACTGACGTCAGCAACACATCAATTGAGCCCGTTGAAACCggtttgaatttatttgaaacCGACGAAGCGACAGAAATTTTACGGTTTAACATAACTGACATCGCATCTGCCGAAGAGTTCGAGAATCGTTTGTACGAACTTAGTAAGAACGTCACCAGTAATTTTCACCGAGTATTCGGCTTATTCGAGGTATGGGTTGTGATTTTCGATGACCGTAACCTCACCACATCACCATTCTCCAACGCTAGAATCAATGATGTAAAGGTGGAGGAAAGTTATGAGAAAGTGACGTTGGTGGCGGTACAGATCCCTGCTCTAACGtcacaatcaacaaatttccaatattttgaaactaaAAAGGAAGCAAGTGACATTTCTGTGGACATCTTTCCGCTAAAAGATGTTCCTCTCTTGTCAATGAGCGCATTTGACAGGAGTAAACACGTGATAATACCTGGGCAGGTGTCGTACAGCCTAAGCGTCGAGAATGACAGCACCGTTGCTATGGTAACATCAGCAGCAAAGGAAGGTATATTCAGTGCTCCCCAGCGGGTTATTCGTAAACTGGATTTCTCTTGTCAGTTCTATCATCCTCTTCTTCAAACGTATTCCGGGGATGGATGTAGGATCTCAAAGGATTTGTCGAAGAATTCCGAGATAAGATGCGATTGCAATCACACGACTATTTTTGCCGTACTGCTATCAGTAGAGAGTTTTGTTATTCCAACACACGTCAAG GTGGTGTCACTAATCACTGAATCAGTCTCAATTTTTTGCCTTATTGTCACACTGATTGTGCTGGTGCAAGTgagaaagaaaatcaaaaacgaCCGAATTGTTGTGCAAATAAACCTATCGCTGGCCTTATTGCTGCTACACCTCGTCAATATTTTCCATGATCTGGCGTTAAACAGCAGCAGAATGTGCGAGATGGTGGCCGTCTTGATTCATTATTTCCTTCTTAGTTCAG CGATGTGGATGCTGATTGAAGGCGTGACACTCGTTATCAAAACCAGTGACAATTCCCTCgcttttaacaacaaaaatccATCAACAGTGTCGAAGATAAAACTCTTCTTTGGATGGGGAATACCCGGAATAATTGTTACTACGACAACAATCGTAGGATTTCTTAAAAGTAGCGGTTACATAGACAAAGTGGAAAACTTTGGTTACAAACGCTGTTGGCTTAACCCACACAATGGCATCCTACTTGGTTCCGTTATAATCCCCATAGCTGTTATATATCTCCTCAATTTCTGCATGTCCGTAAAAGTGGCTGTTTTCGTGTACAAAATGAGCGCTGCATCCAAGAATTTTAAACCAACCGACAGCCAGCAAGCATCgaaaaaaccaaaacaaaacatcgCTCACATCAAAACAGCTCTGAAGGGATTGATAATGCTTTTCCCGGTTTTGGGGATTCCCTGGATTTTCAGTTTCCTTTCCG gTTTAGAATCTTTTGAAGCGCGGATGGTTTTCATCTACCTAAATGTCATCTTGAACGGATTGCAAGGTCTCTTCGTTGCTTTGGTCTACTGCGTTTTCGGAAGAGAAGTCCGGAGTCTTTGGATCCGAAGAATCGAAAAGTCTTTTTCTTCCTTCAGCTCATCGGAGAGGAAAAGATACCAGAAATCCAACTCCGTTTCAGGAACCCAAAGCAGCatccaaaactaa
- the LOC143463248 gene encoding dnaJ homolog subfamily C member 17-like isoform X4, whose protein sequence is MTSGGNKNKDLMKLDLYELLGVPEDGTQKQVTKGYRKKALKYHPDKNPDNPNAAELFHQLSEAFKILSDLGARAAYDHLRKARKAAKERTDKLDAHRKKVKLDLEARERAAEVIEKKQAKTTLKQEIERLRDEGCRILEEEQRRMREQIREEQEEAEAHMKHPNEPARLKLKWKCEKKDSTNGGYSHDLLMKLFSKYGDVSALLISKKKRGTAVVELSTSEAARLACEVEVGNTKNPLKISWLSGNPGRESTPPSERQTKSRNPGDGAKELDKKFVCRRCSSS, encoded by the exons atgacgtcaggaggaaataaaaataaagatcTGATGAAGCTGGATCTTTACGAGCTTTTGGGTGTTCCGGAAGATGGAACCCAGAAACAG GTCACGAAAGGATACAGAAAAAAAGCCTTGAAGTATCACCCTGATAAAAATCCAGACAATCCAAACGCAG cGGAATTATTTCATCAGTTGTCGGAggcatttaaaattttgtctgaTCTTGGAGCGAGG GCTGCCTATGACCATTTGAGGAAAGCAAGGAAAGCTGCGAAAGAACGAACCGATAAACTAGACGCTCATaggaaaaaagttaaactaG ATTTAGAAGCACGTGAACGTGCTGCTGAAGTTATTGagaaaaaacaagcaaagaCCACTTTGAAACAAGAg ATTGAAAGACTTCGTGACGAAGGTTGTAGGATCTTGGAAGAGGAGCAAAGAAGAATGCGAGAGCAGATCAGAGAAGAGCAAGAGG AGGCAGAGGCACATATGAAGCATCCTAACGAACCTGCTCGTTTAAAATTAAAGTGGAAATGCGAGAAAAAGGATTCAACAAATGGCGGTTACTCACACGATCTTCTGATGAAGCTTTTTTCTAAG TACGGTGACGTCAGTGCTTTGTTGATTTCAAAAAAGAAGCGTGGAACTGCGGTAGTGGAGTTGTCAACGTCGGAAGCGGCG AGACTAGCGTGTGAAGTTGAGGTTGGCAACACGAAAAATCCATTAAAAATCTCCTGGCTGAGTGGTAATCCTGGTAGGGAAAGTACACCACCAAGTGAGCGCCAAACCAAGTCAAGAAACCCGGGAGATGGAGCTAAAGAGCTTGATAAAAAG TTTGTTTGTCGACGATGTTCTTCCTCTTAA
- the LOC143463248 gene encoding dnaJ homolog subfamily C member 17-like isoform X5: MTSGGNKNKDLMKLDLYELLGVPEDGTQKQVTKGYRKKALKYHPDKNPDNPNAAELFHQLSEAFKILSDLGARAAYDHLRKARKAAKERTDKLDAHRKKVKLDLEARERAAEVIEKKQAKTTLKQEIERLRDEGCRILEEEQRRMREQIREEQEEAEAHMKHPNEPARLKLKWKCEKKDSTNGGYSHDLLMKLFSKYGDVSALLISKKKRGTAVVELSTSEAARLACEVEVGNTKNPLKISWLSGNPGRESTPPSERQTKSRNPGDGAKELDKKAFR; encoded by the exons atgacgtcaggaggaaataaaaataaagatcTGATGAAGCTGGATCTTTACGAGCTTTTGGGTGTTCCGGAAGATGGAACCCAGAAACAG GTCACGAAAGGATACAGAAAAAAAGCCTTGAAGTATCACCCTGATAAAAATCCAGACAATCCAAACGCAG cGGAATTATTTCATCAGTTGTCGGAggcatttaaaattttgtctgaTCTTGGAGCGAGG GCTGCCTATGACCATTTGAGGAAAGCAAGGAAAGCTGCGAAAGAACGAACCGATAAACTAGACGCTCATaggaaaaaagttaaactaG ATTTAGAAGCACGTGAACGTGCTGCTGAAGTTATTGagaaaaaacaagcaaagaCCACTTTGAAACAAGAg ATTGAAAGACTTCGTGACGAAGGTTGTAGGATCTTGGAAGAGGAGCAAAGAAGAATGCGAGAGCAGATCAGAGAAGAGCAAGAGG AGGCAGAGGCACATATGAAGCATCCTAACGAACCTGCTCGTTTAAAATTAAAGTGGAAATGCGAGAAAAAGGATTCAACAAATGGCGGTTACTCACACGATCTTCTGATGAAGCTTTTTTCTAAG TACGGTGACGTCAGTGCTTTGTTGATTTCAAAAAAGAAGCGTGGAACTGCGGTAGTGGAGTTGTCAACGTCGGAAGCGGCG AGACTAGCGTGTGAAGTTGAGGTTGGCAACACGAAAAATCCATTAAAAATCTCCTGGCTGAGTGGTAATCCTGGTAGGGAAAGTACACCACCAAGTGAGCGCCAAACCAAGTCAAGAAACCCGGGAGATGGAGCTAAAGAGCTTGATAAAAAG GCGTTCAGGTAA
- the LOC143463220 gene encoding adhesion G-protein coupled receptor D1-like, translated as MCSIVSCAGCLFLKVYLLINTMKHFGLLIVFVLLLENRRTVGLGNEPTPSDAQGLTEVITSRTPLNTNTQTFFYSFHPAITSTSSTSMPSCGMLSCDVLDTNNRILHCCFNGTTSRQQAQTCQTTLQIFRSDESSPNAFLRRCENFSSCTNSSIYFQTNLEDQILGSGNVQITVNNDYLKECKQSFEEDLTRRSIEHLNQLLERRNILESERRRLFLRASGFLEQTEVLLISSGNTSNERFVNSSRINFAVKRINLQSQRNPRQTPLLQLRGAKLQGIGLNPSNNLSQISLVAARIELPREIQEDAIKEGVYGDNVEVKEYPLDNVPVLSVSAFDQASYERVQINVSYVINIENDTTVQQYVTPKVKTSSNERIVLRSLRYVCKYFDVETERYLNNGCRPLFPNNTNAFETSREVTCECNHTTIFAVLLAVESFTIPREVTILSYITQSFSTLCLLVTLVILIKLRKSIRSDRTIVQINLTLALMFLHFFSLFHDLAMSNDRMCEMITILKHFFILATAFWMFVEAFTLTIKITDRALALNSKNSTKYSLARYLIGWVLPATIVAVAAIAGFATDSYMDEVDNFGFKRCWLNPKNGVLLGSVVIPVALIYFVNLCLLVKVSVFVYQMSKASEKFRPAQEQVKNIEDKLLHIKATFKAIMLLFPVIGVPWIFSFLTGLESYETSVVFMYFNVIFNGLQGLMVLLVYCVFGSEIRKIWLRRMSHSIQDIVTFDKRKRTRTNTMTNLS; from the exons ATGTGTAGTATAGTGAGTTGCGCGGGGTGTCTGTTTCTGAAAGTCTACTTACTAATCAACACCATGAAGCATTTTGGATtattgattgtttttgttttgctacTAG AAAATAGAAGAACAGTTGGCCTGGGAAACGAGCCAACACCGTCAGACGCACAAGGTCTCACGGAAGTAATAACATCAAGAACCCCGCTAAACACAAACACGCAAACTTTCTTTTACTCCTTTCATCCGGCCATTACATCAACCAGTTCTACCAGCATGCCTTCATGTGGGATGTTATCGTGTGACGTATTAGACACAAACAATCGCATATTACACTGTT GTTTTAATGGAACTACCAGCAGACAACAAGCGCAAACATGTCAGACAACGTTGCAAATATTTAGATCAG ATGAGAGTTCTCCAAACGCCTTCCTTAGAA GGTGtgagaatttttcttcatGCACAAATTCatcaatatattttcaaactaatcTAGAAg ATCAAATATTGGGCAGTGGAAACGTCCAGATAACCGTTAACAATGACTATTTGAAGG AATGTAAACAAAGCTTTGAAGAAGATTTGACAAGAAGAAGTATAG AACATTTAAACCAACTTCTAGAAAGGAGAAACATCTTAGAGTCAGAAAGAAGAAGATTATTCTTGCGAGCGTCAGGCTTCTTGGAGCAGACAGAGGTCCTCCTGATCTCATCCGGGAACACCAGCAATGAACGATTCGTAAACAGCAGCAGGATCAATTTTGCTGTAAAAAGAATCAACCTACAGTCGCAGAGAAATCCACGACAAACTCCGCTGTTACAACTTCGGGGAGCAAAGTTACAAGGAATTGGACTCAATCCGTCAAACAATCTTTCCCAAATATCACTGGTTGCCGCCAGAATTGAACTCCCAAGGGAAATACAGGAAGACGCAATAAAAGAAGGCGTCTACGGTGATAATGTAGAAGTTAAGGAGTACCCCTTGGATAATGTACCGGTGCTGTCAGTCAGCGCATTTGATCAAGCCAGTTATGAAAGGGTTCAAATTAATGtttcttacgtcataaataTTGAAAACGACACCACCGTTCAACAATACGTCACACCGAAAGTGAAAACTTCATCTAATGAAAGGATTGTTTTGCGCAGTCTAAG GTACGTTTGTAAGTATTTCGACGTCGAAACAGAGCGCTACTTAAACAATGGGTGTCGGCCACTATTTCCAAACAATACCAACGCGTTTGAAACGTCACGGGAAGTGACGTGCGAATGTAACCACACGACGATATTTGCCGTTTTGTTGGCGGTAGAAAGTTTCACCATACCGCGTGAAGTTACG aTACTTTCATACATCACACAGTCTTTCTCAACACTGTGCCTTCTGGTCACTCTTGTTATTCTAATAAAACTAAGAAAAAGCATCAGAAGTGACCGCACGATTGTTCAAATTAACCTGACCTTGGCCCTCATGTTTCTACATTTCTTCAGCTTGTTTCACGACCTTGCTATGTCTAATGACAGGATGTGTGAAATGATCACAATCTTGAAGCATTTCTTCATCCTGGCAACAG caTTTTGGATGTTTGTTGAGGCCTTCACACTTACGATCAAAATAACCGACCGCGCGTTGGCGCTAAACAGTAAAAACTCGACAAAATACTCCTTGGCGCGCTATCTCATCGGCTGGGTTCTTCCAGCTACAATTGTAGCGGTGGCAGCAATCGCTGGTTTTGCGACTGACAGCTACATGGACGAAGTCGATAATTTTGGCTTCAAAAGATGTTGGCTTAATCCAAAGAACGGTGTTTTACTCGGATCCGTTGTGATACCGGTCGCGCTCATATACTTCGTAAATCTATGCTTGTTAGTCAAAGTGTCCGTCTTCGTATACCAAATGAGCAAAGCGTCAGAGAAATTTAGACCTGCCCAGGAACAAGTGAAAAATATCGAGGATAAACTGCTTCACATCAAAGCAACTTTTAAGGCCATTATGTTACTTTTTCCAGTCATTGGTGTGCCTTGGATATTTAGTTTTCTAACTG GTCTTGAATCGTATGAAACTTCAGTCGTGTTTATGTATTTCAACGTCATCTTCAATGGACTTCAAGGCTTGATGGTCCTGCTCGTTTATTGTGTGTTTGGAAGCGAAATTCGAAAGATTTGGTTGCGACGCATGAGCCACTCAATTCAAGATATCGTTACTTTTGACAAGAGGAAAAGAACCAGAACAAACACTATGACAAATTTAAGTTGA
- the LOC143463257 gene encoding uncharacterized protein LOC143463257 produces MPAKAPIYLKSGGGKNGAGTGKGGKKLRELLSAEMISLPLGDFRHMAHVGRGGDDDMFGDTAFLKHKGGSETSTDGSVEGTQTLGRVQSKKRNKKSRNHSVPDGCDIKSTHSHEVGCGPMDSPVLQTAFSLPALNHQSTSTPSSPRGSGKEGKRKKMKKSALNNNCITNGKSRSHEAGLDAIAYPATPNGTINGPAKPRRLASTEEANGNGHIGNGIPAKNPTPPRRVSENPVETQEIELPNDTTSLDDGWALDLDLGSSLMDDVMGIMDKIEL; encoded by the exons ATGCCGGCCAAAGCCCCGATCTATTTGAAGTCTGGCGGCGGGAAAAACGGCGCTGGAACCGGGAAGGGAGGCAAAAAATTGCGCGAGCTCCTGTCAGCTGAAATGATTTCCTTACCCCTGGGGGACTTTCGTCATATGGCTCATGTTGGGAGGGGCGGTGATGATGATATGTTTGGAGACACAGCTTTTCTGAAA CATAAAGGTGGCAGCGAAACGAGCACAGACGGTAGCGTAGAAGGAACTCAAACCCTGGGTCGGGTCCAATCCAAGAAGAGAAATAAAAAGAGCAGAAACCATAG TGTTCCGGACGGCTGCGATATCAAGTCCACGCACTCCCATGAGGTAGGATGCGGTCCCATGGACTCCCCTGTCCTCCAAACCGCTTTCTCTCTTCCTGCGCTCAATCATCAGAGCACATCAACACCTTCCTCTCCGAGAGGGTCCGGGAAGGAAGGAAAGAGAAAGAAGATGAAAAAATCCGCCTTGAACAACAACTGCATCACAAACGGAAAGTCCAGAAGCCACGAGGCGGGTCTTGACGCCATAGCGTATCCAGCCACGCCTAACGGTACCATAAACGGACCAGCAAAGCCACGAAGATTGGCATCGACCGAAGAAGCGAACGGCAACGGACATATCGGTAACGGAATCCCCGCCAAAAATCCGACACCGCCCCGACGTGTTTCGGAAAATCCAGTCGAAACACAAGAAATCGAACTTCCCAACGATACCACGTCATTGGACGACGGCTGGGCACTTGATCTTGACTTGGGCTCGTCATTAATGGACGACGTCATGGGTATTATGGATAAAATAGAACTGTAA